A part of Osmerus mordax isolate fOsmMor3 chromosome 10, fOsmMor3.pri, whole genome shotgun sequence genomic DNA contains:
- the btbd16 gene encoding BTB/POZ domain-containing protein 16, translated as MGKGEPIDSGTDRTENTPGDQRQSGPEDKFYLVSRRVFHNNKPDVVLECMGSQWELQCPHFTKSGTLANLHMAARQQRVKLQQERKGSNRSAGNRALFQPSISGFSRDKQKGGKLSGSLPLQLPVKHHTVTKDALSVAPRRLCNPEACLDRWEETLVSAASLLGPPHLFKRCLTEMIDKISCSTVCDFHQVSCRYKEKSLQRACERWLELHLVTELRYFICLRDLPFEVLHKTLRSPRVFASCEYDLLKTVLYWVFLQFNPDAQIMPSHRTIISFFSRTGVFLEQPKGHKFIVLFQAVRLHGITERRHLEELQMIRVFPQAWLLHMFSRQYYTLHSGGDMQVTDFSHQAVRFGMVVEKEPQYCTKVIELYGFYFLIKAACSVDTDTHGFSLQRLRHSEPAMSVQACEGHPFSMMSVRLVTYQINVQAKVRGQWQEFCSGPINKEFGLNKDTCKSQVFTVKRLNMPIFVTFALAFQAP; from the exons ATGGGGAAGGGAGAACCAATAGACAGTggcacagacaggacagagaa CACACCAGGTGATCAAAGGCAATCTGGCCCAGAGGACAAGTTCTATCTTGTGTCTCGCAGAGTATTTCACAACAATAAACCAG ATGTGGTGCTGGAGTGCATGGGGAGTCAGTGGGAGTTGCAGTGTCCTCACTTCACCAAGTCAGGCACCCTAGCCAACCTCCACATGGCTGCTAGGCAACAGAGGGTAAAGCTacagcaggagaggaaag GCAGCAACAGGAGTGCCGGAAACAGAGCCCTTTTCCAGCCCAGCATCAGTGGCTTCAGCAGGGACAAACAGAAAGGGGGGaaactctctggctctctccccctccagctgcCTGTCAAACACCACACAGTCACCAAAGATG CTCTGTCCGTCGCTCCCAGGAGGCTGTGCAACCCTGAGGCGTGCCTGGATCGCTGGGAGGAGACGCTGGTCTCTGCTGCCTCGCTGCTGGGCCCGCCGCATCTCTTCAAGAG GTGTCTGACGGAGATGATTGATAAGATCAGCTGCTCCACTGTGTGTGACTTCCATCAGGTGTCCTGCAGG tacAAGGAGAAAAGTCTTCAGAGAGCATGTGAGCGCTGGTTAGAGCTCCACCTGGTGACAGAACTTAGGTATTTCATCTGCTTGAGAGACTTGCCCTTTGAGGTCCTCCACAAGACCCTGCGCTCCCCCAG GGTGTTTGCAAGCTGCGAGTACGACCTATTAAAGACAGTGCTCTACTGGGTGTTCCTGCAGTTCAACCCTGACGCCCAGATCATGCCCTCCCATAGGACCATCATCAGCTTCTTCTCCAG GACTGGTGTGTTCCTGGAGCAGCCTAAAGGACACAAGTTCATTGTTCTGTTTCAGGCAGTGCGTTTGCATGGCATCACGGAAC GACGCCATCTTGAGGAGTTGCAGATGATCCGTGTGTTTCCTCAGGCCTGGCTTCTGCACATGTTCTCCAGACAGTACTACACG cttcacaGTGGAGGGGACATGCAGGTGACAGACTTCTCCCATCAAGCAGTGCGGTTTGGGATGGTTGTTGAGAAG GAACCCCAGTACTGCACGAAGGTCATCGAGCTGTATGGATTCTACTTCCTGATCAAAGCAGCCTGTAGTGtggacacggacacacacgggTTCTCTCTGCAG aGGCTGAGACACTCTGAACCAGCCATGTCTGTACAAGCATGCGAGGGACATCCCTTCAGTATGATGTCAGTACGCTTGGTGACCTATCAGATCAATGTCCAGGCTAAGGTCAGGGGCCAGTGGCAGGAGTTCTGCAGTGGTCCCATCAATAAGGAGTTTGGTCTGAACAAAGACACCTGCAAGAGCCAG GTGTTTACGGTGAAGAGACTCAACATGCCCATCTTTGTGACCTTTGCCCTGGCCTTCCAAGCTCCCTGA